The Heyndrickxia vini genome contains a region encoding:
- a CDS encoding metallophosphoesterase family protein has product MNKNRILVISDIHGCFHEFKELLSLAKYDSSVDQLILLGDYMDRGKNSKEVIYFVKELVEKHGAVAIKGNHDQMFCNWLADPIGEKERYFRNGALETIQSFLDESCNHPAEEDSTYQEWAQKIEETHKEIVSFIENLPYFYETNEFIFVHAGINPEHDDWKKTSNHELIWIRDPFLQVNHSFSRTIIHGHTPAIYLHEKADVYYGNKKIGIDGACVYGHQLNCLEIKDGMFKEYFVKANVASC; this is encoded by the coding sequence ATGAATAAAAATAGAATTCTTGTCATTAGTGACATCCATGGTTGTTTTCATGAGTTTAAGGAATTATTATCACTAGCAAAATACGATTCTAGTGTAGATCAATTGATACTTTTAGGCGATTACATGGATAGAGGAAAAAACAGCAAAGAAGTCATTTATTTCGTGAAAGAATTAGTAGAGAAGCATGGGGCCGTAGCAATAAAAGGTAATCATGATCAAATGTTTTGTAATTGGTTAGCAGATCCGATTGGTGAAAAGGAAAGATATTTTCGAAATGGAGCATTAGAAACCATACAATCCTTCTTGGATGAGAGCTGTAATCATCCTGCAGAAGAGGACTCAACATATCAAGAATGGGCGCAAAAAATCGAAGAAACACATAAAGAAATTGTTTCGTTCATCGAAAACCTCCCATATTTTTATGAAACAAATGAGTTCATTTTTGTTCATGCAGGAATCAATCCGGAACATGATGATTGGAAAAAAACGAGTAATCACGAATTGATATGGATACGGGATCCGTTTCTTCAAGTAAATCATTCCTTTTCCCGGACGATTATTCATGGTCATACACCAGCAATTTACTTGCATGAAAAGGCTGATGTATATTATGGTAATAAAAAAATAGGTATTGATGGTGCCTGTGTATATGGACATCAATTAAATTGTTTAGAAATAAAAGACGGCATGTTTAAGGAATATTTTGTTAAGGCAAACGTAGCATCGTGCTAG
- a CDS encoding MDR family MFS transporter: protein MENILKNENQLVTNKSNRILVMVGLIIGLIFSELDETVVNTAMPTIIRDLGGLSMYGWVAGVYMLALSAFMPILGKLADLVGRKKIYLASMAFFIGGSIVCGLSQSMTMLLIGRGIQGLGAGGLMPLAMTISSDLFPVEQRAKVQGFMGPIMFIPMLLGPLMGGFFVDQVSWHWIFFVNIPVGVLAAVLLASGLKEGNEKKKVIIDWAGAILLVSAIISLLITPVLIENEGYTWGSPFIIGLLCLGVLLLGIFIWVETKVKEPIVPLHLFKNRNILVLSVIVFAVGIGLMGSFSSFPYFAQNVLGLSPTEAGYLTLPMMVGAIISAMISGFLITKVRYRELFGIAFIMPIIGFYLFSHMSIHTTIIQIIIFFVITGLGLGVMFGGDNLIVQESVEKEHKGIALATVPLFQSIGATIGVSIFGTMLSSTLTSKVGELGSKLPKSMAENMSGLVAGGIPKGLSPELYTKIKTLFVESFQHIYMYSFIIANIAFVLCWFLKKEVLSSKSEEEV, encoded by the coding sequence ATGGAAAACATTTTAAAAAATGAAAACCAACTTGTAACAAATAAAAGCAATAGAATTCTCGTTATGGTTGGGTTAATTATCGGGTTAATTTTTTCGGAATTAGATGAAACCGTAGTGAATACGGCGATGCCTACGATTATTCGTGATCTTGGCGGATTATCTATGTATGGATGGGTTGCCGGGGTTTATATGCTGGCATTATCAGCATTTATGCCGATTTTAGGAAAGCTGGCGGATTTAGTCGGACGAAAAAAGATTTATTTAGCTTCGATGGCTTTTTTTATCGGAGGATCGATTGTTTGCGGACTATCCCAATCGATGACCATGTTATTGATTGGACGTGGCATTCAAGGATTAGGGGCTGGTGGATTGATGCCACTTGCGATGACCATCTCAAGTGATCTTTTTCCAGTTGAACAACGGGCGAAGGTTCAAGGGTTTATGGGACCAATTATGTTCATTCCAATGTTATTAGGTCCGTTAATGGGTGGATTTTTCGTCGATCAAGTAAGCTGGCATTGGATTTTCTTTGTGAATATTCCAGTCGGAGTACTTGCAGCGGTTCTTTTAGCAAGTGGATTAAAGGAAGGAAACGAAAAGAAAAAAGTAATTATTGATTGGGCAGGTGCAATCTTGTTAGTATCTGCAATTATTTCGTTATTGATCACTCCTGTACTAATTGAAAATGAAGGATATACATGGGGCTCACCATTCATAATTGGTTTGCTTTGCCTAGGTGTATTGCTGCTTGGTATTTTTATTTGGGTGGAAACAAAGGTGAAGGAACCAATTGTGCCGCTTCACTTATTTAAAAATCGAAATATTTTAGTGTTATCAGTGATTGTATTTGCAGTAGGAATTGGGCTTATGGGATCTTTCTCTTCCTTCCCATATTTCGCACAAAATGTGTTAGGACTCTCACCGACGGAAGCTGGATATTTAACCCTGCCGATGATGGTAGGAGCAATTATCTCAGCGATGATTTCAGGATTTTTAATTACAAAGGTTCGTTATCGTGAATTATTCGGAATTGCCTTTATTATGCCGATTATTGGGTTCTATTTATTTTCACATATGTCGATTCACACGACGATTATCCAAATTATTATTTTCTTTGTCATTACAGGGCTTGGCTTAGGGGTCATGTTTGGCGGAGATAATTTAATCGTTCAAGAATCCGTTGAAAAAGAGCATAAAGGGATTGCTTTGGCGACTGTACCATTATTTCAATCAATCGGTGCAACAATCGGAGTAAGTATATTTGGGACAATGCTATCGTCAACCCTTACATCAAAAGTAGGCGAGTTAGGATCAAAACTGCCTAAAAGCATGGCTGAAAATATGAGTGGATTGGTTGCGGGTGGTATTCCGAAAGGGCTCTCTCCTGAACTCTACACAAAAATAAAAACACTTTTTGTTGAATCATTCCAACATATTTATATGTATTCATTCATAATTGCTAACATCGCATTTGTCTTATGCTGGTTTTTGAAAAAAGAAGTTCTTTCATCAAAATCAGAAGAAGAGGTGTAA
- a CDS encoding serine hydrolase domain-containing protein, whose product MQTSRRKHDKRKKKRLINFSVSFMVFLMIGLLCHTNSLMDSGIHHSNGKVLSTPATFYPIDLYLKSSHFSGTALIVKDGKMVLHKSYGLSHRAKKIINEPNTQYYIASLTKAFVSTAIMQLEEQGKLTREDRLAKYFPKFPHATEIKIKHLLSQTSGISRRNEKGGKLTKHELMKDISRHALTIHSKPGETWEYTDSNYSLLGLIIEKASGMSLHEYITKFIFKPLGMEQSGFGDAAKKDSSLSIGYQKRFNFIYSPTRLDFSQLFGSGDSYSTAYDLYKFDHALITGKLIDRSSVRKLFTPTKNRYGYGWYIHQKNYSIHGHIPGWSGINSISKDGKDFIVLLSNLQSLSELKNIYAEIEKGVSAL is encoded by the coding sequence ATGCAAACATCGCGAAGAAAACACGATAAAAGAAAGAAGAAAAGATTAATAAATTTTTCTGTTTCCTTTATGGTTTTTCTAATGATTGGATTACTATGTCATACAAATAGCCTAATGGATAGTGGGATTCATCATTCTAACGGGAAGGTGCTTTCTACACCTGCTACCTTTTATCCCATTGATCTTTATTTAAAAAGCTCTCATTTTAGTGGAACAGCTTTGATTGTGAAAGATGGTAAAATGGTGTTACACAAAAGTTACGGTTTAAGTCATCGTGCCAAAAAAATTATTAATGAACCAAATACACAGTATTATATTGCTTCACTGACAAAAGCGTTTGTTTCCACGGCAATTATGCAGTTAGAAGAACAGGGAAAACTAACTAGGGAGGATCGTTTAGCAAAATACTTCCCTAAATTCCCGCATGCGACTGAAATAAAAATTAAGCATTTGCTTTCGCAAACATCTGGAATTTCTCGCCGGAATGAAAAAGGGGGGAAACTTACGAAGCATGAATTAATGAAAGATATTTCCCGCCATGCCTTAACTATTCATTCAAAACCTGGTGAAACATGGGAATATACGGATTCGAACTATTCACTTCTTGGGCTCATTATTGAAAAGGCATCTGGAATGTCACTTCATGAGTACATCACGAAGTTCATTTTTAAACCTTTAGGGATGGAACAATCCGGATTTGGGGATGCTGCCAAAAAAGACTCGTCCCTTTCCATCGGTTATCAGAAGAGATTTAATTTCATCTATTCCCCAACTAGATTAGATTTTTCTCAACTATTTGGCAGTGGCGATAGCTATTCCACTGCGTACGATCTATATAAATTTGATCATGCGTTAATAACTGGAAAGCTCATTGACCGAAGCAGCGTAAGAAAACTATTTACACCTACGAAAAATAGGTATGGATATGGTTGGTATATTCATCAAAAAAACTATTCCATACATGGACATATCCCTGGATGGTCGGGAATTAATAGCATTTCAAAAGACGGAAAGGATTTTATCGTCCTTCTATCAAATTTACAAAGTTTATCAGAATTAAAGAATATATATGCGGAAATAGAAAAGGGTGTAAGTGCCCTTTAA
- a CDS encoding undecaprenyldiphospho-muramoylpentapeptide beta-N-acetylglucosaminyltransferase, which produces MSKKKIVFTGGGTAGHVTPNIAIIKEMDRSKWDIHYIGSKKGIEKELITQINIPYYGISSGKLRRYIDFENVKDIFRVLKGCMQARRILKKLKPTIIFSKGGFVSVPVIMAAKSLKIPIFIHESDMTPGLANKISQRFATKIFTSFAETKKYFPEQKTMVIGSPIRKEILNGSWEKGRSFLNFNTYQPILTIMGGSLGSKKVNEAVRSSLKQLTGKYQIVHLCGKGNIDDKLLNIPGYKQFEYINEELPDILAATDIVITRGGSNAIFEFLALKIPMVIIPLTKQQSRGDQILNAKAFEDKGYSLTIEEENLTNDSLISGLDFVMSKKENYQTAMSSSEQGNALQVLVDEINKYL; this is translated from the coding sequence ATGTCTAAAAAGAAAATTGTTTTTACAGGTGGGGGAACAGCAGGTCACGTGACACCTAACATTGCCATCATTAAGGAAATGGACCGTTCTAAATGGGATATTCATTATATAGGATCAAAAAAGGGAATTGAAAAAGAGTTAATCACTCAAATAAACATACCTTATTACGGAATTTCTAGCGGAAAGCTAAGAAGATATATTGATTTCGAGAATGTAAAAGATATTTTTAGAGTACTTAAAGGTTGCATGCAAGCAAGAAGAATTTTAAAGAAACTGAAACCTACGATTATTTTTTCAAAAGGCGGCTTCGTATCTGTGCCCGTCATAATGGCGGCAAAGTCATTAAAGATCCCGATCTTTATTCATGAAAGTGATATGACGCCCGGTTTGGCTAATAAAATTTCGCAACGTTTTGCGACGAAGATCTTCACCTCGTTTGCGGAAACGAAAAAATACTTTCCTGAACAAAAAACAATGGTTATTGGTTCTCCGATTCGAAAGGAAATTTTAAATGGCTCCTGGGAAAAAGGAAGATCCTTTCTCAATTTCAATACGTATCAACCAATTTTAACGATTATGGGCGGCAGCTTAGGTTCGAAAAAAGTGAATGAAGCTGTCAGGTCGTCGTTAAAACAGCTCACTGGAAAGTATCAAATCGTACATCTATGCGGAAAGGGGAATATCGATGATAAGCTTTTGAATATTCCCGGGTATAAACAATTTGAATATATCAATGAGGAATTACCAGACATCTTAGCAGCGACCGATATTGTTATCACAAGAGGCGGATCGAATGCGATTTTTGAATTTTTAGCTTTAAAAATCCCGATGGTTATCATCCCATTAACGAAACAGCAAAGCCGAGGCGATCAAATTTTGAATGCTAAAGCATTCGAAGATAAAGGATATTCATTGACAATAGAGGAAGAAAATTTAACGAACGATTCATTAATAAGCGGCTTGGATTTTGTCATGAGCAAAAAGGAAAATTACCAAACCGCCATGTCCTCATCAGAACAAGGAAATGCTCTCCAAGTACTAGTGGACGAAATAAATAAATATCTTTAA
- the dltD gene encoding D-alanyl-lipoteichoic acid biosynthesis protein DltD: MKKYAFVPIIIAVVLFLVFVFFPNNWLKSFISDKKVQSAATELNPLMFQGDYVQKKILEEKNSFPIYGSSELARFDPFHPSNYFAANQKGFTPFLYGRGGMQSLIHFMNFASQADQLKGKKLVFIISPQWFHEEGIDDAHFSPNYSRLQAYDLVFNHSIDSKLKRMAMARLLKFNTVNRDQILSTLYKAEISNSKSLRFKADCAKPIAYLNWRLLQKKDLYYSLYGGHQRKRHQNPQLVKNKSWDKLMRSAEKYGRKQSKNNPFHISDKYYKKKIAPKINELKNYKKDTSFAESVEYKDFQMVLDLLKEKGAKPLFVTLPVNGKWYDYTGFPKEGRTSFYKKIKKQVEAAGFPIADYSVHEYDPYFLKDTIHIAWKGWVYMDRAMENHWKQ; encoded by the coding sequence ATGAAAAAATATGCATTTGTTCCGATCATTATTGCAGTAGTACTATTTTTAGTTTTTGTCTTTTTTCCAAATAATTGGCTTAAATCATTTATTTCGGATAAAAAAGTACAGAGTGCTGCAACGGAACTAAATCCTTTAATGTTTCAAGGGGATTACGTGCAAAAGAAAATCCTCGAAGAAAAGAATTCTTTCCCTATTTACGGTTCGTCGGAATTGGCTCGATTTGATCCATTTCATCCATCAAATTATTTTGCAGCTAATCAAAAAGGATTTACCCCATTTTTATACGGGAGGGGCGGAATGCAATCGCTGATTCATTTCATGAATTTTGCCTCCCAGGCGGATCAATTAAAAGGGAAAAAGCTGGTATTTATCATTTCACCGCAATGGTTTCACGAAGAAGGAATAGATGATGCTCATTTTTCTCCTAATTACTCGAGACTACAAGCTTATGATTTAGTTTTCAATCATAGTATTGATTCAAAACTGAAAAGAATGGCGATGGCTCGATTGTTGAAATTTAATACGGTGAATCGGGATCAAATCTTATCGACATTATATAAAGCGGAGATAAGTAATAGTAAATCATTACGATTCAAAGCTGACTGTGCTAAGCCAATTGCCTATTTGAATTGGCGGCTATTACAGAAAAAGGATTTGTATTATTCGTTGTATGGAGGTCATCAAAGGAAAAGACATCAAAACCCTCAACTTGTTAAAAATAAGTCATGGGATAAATTGATGCGCTCAGCTGAAAAATATGGCCGCAAACAATCAAAGAATAATCCATTTCATATATCGGATAAATATTATAAAAAGAAGATTGCACCAAAAATAAATGAGCTTAAAAATTATAAAAAAGATACATCATTTGCTGAATCCGTAGAATATAAAGATTTTCAAATGGTATTGGATCTTTTAAAAGAAAAAGGTGCAAAGCCGCTTTTTGTGACACTTCCTGTTAATGGTAAATGGTACGACTACACTGGTTTCCCTAAGGAAGGAAGAACTTCTTTTTACAAAAAGATTAAAAAGCAAGTAGAAGCCGCAGGATTTCCAATTGCTGACTACTCAGTACATGAATATGATCCATATTTCCTCAAAGACACCATCCACATCGCGTGGAAAGGCTGGGTATATATGGACCGAGCAATGGAAAACCACTGGAAACAATAA
- the dltC gene encoding D-alanine--poly(phosphoribitol) ligase subunit 2, giving the protein MDKQELFNILVEVCQEDIVKENPDIDLFEEGLLDSFGTINLLVEIESRLGITVPITEFTREEWNTPNNIAEKLAEME; this is encoded by the coding sequence ATGGATAAACAAGAATTATTTAATATTTTAGTAGAGGTTTGCCAAGAGGATATTGTTAAGGAAAATCCAGATATTGATCTTTTTGAAGAGGGACTATTGGATTCTTTTGGAACGATTAATTTACTAGTTGAAATCGAAAGTCGACTTGGAATTACTGTTCCAATTACAGAATTTACACGTGAGGAGTGGAATACTCCGAATAATATTGCTGAGAAATTGGCTGAAATGGAATGA
- the dltB gene encoding D-alanyl-lipoteichoic acid biosynthesis protein DltB, whose translation MIPYESFLFFFIVAILLLPTIILGLNGKVSKAYNLVITIILLAVIFSNSTLGAVSLVLFTIWQVILVKGYAIYRKQKNNTFIFCLAFFASILPLVLVKVFPLLGLSHIFGFLGISYLTFKAVQMIIEIRDGLIKSDLPILDFLYFLLFFPTISSGPIDRYRRFEKDRKNVPSKEQYRELLYLGINKIFRGFLYKFIIAYLIHHNVIVYLTAGPFVETHPFLGNLLYMYSYSMYLFFDFAGYSAFAIGVSYLMGIKTPENFNLPFISRNIKDFWNRWHITLSFWFRDYVYMRFVLWMTKKKWIKNRYTVSNLGYLLLFLIMGLWHGIAPQYIIYGLYHAFLMVSFDFFDRWNRKTKFWPKNNVTHVVSVIITFHFICFGFYIFSGQLFR comes from the coding sequence ATGATTCCTTATGAATCTTTCCTCTTTTTCTTTATTGTAGCCATTCTATTACTACCAACAATTATATTGGGATTAAATGGGAAAGTATCAAAAGCTTATAATTTGGTAATAACGATCATATTGTTAGCTGTCATTTTTTCAAATAGTACATTGGGTGCAGTCTCACTTGTACTGTTTACAATTTGGCAAGTGATCCTTGTTAAGGGATATGCGATTTACCGCAAACAAAAAAATAATACTTTCATTTTTTGTCTTGCCTTTTTCGCTTCTATTTTGCCATTAGTACTAGTAAAGGTTTTCCCGCTTTTGGGGTTATCTCACATATTTGGCTTTCTAGGTATCTCTTATTTAACCTTTAAAGCTGTTCAAATGATTATTGAAATAAGAGACGGACTAATTAAAAGTGATCTGCCAATACTTGACTTTTTATACTTTTTACTATTCTTTCCAACAATATCATCCGGTCCAATTGACCGCTATCGACGTTTTGAAAAGGATCGAAAAAATGTTCCTTCGAAAGAACAGTATCGTGAACTACTTTATTTAGGTATTAATAAAATCTTCAGAGGCTTTTTATATAAATTTATTATTGCTTACTTAATTCATCATAATGTAATCGTTTATTTAACTGCAGGACCATTTGTTGAAACGCACCCATTTTTAGGAAACCTTTTGTACATGTATTCGTATAGTATGTATCTGTTCTTTGACTTTGCAGGGTACAGTGCGTTTGCAATAGGTGTAAGTTATTTGATGGGAATTAAGACACCTGAAAACTTTAATCTCCCTTTCATCAGTCGAAACATAAAAGATTTTTGGAATCGTTGGCACATAACGTTATCATTTTGGTTTAGAGATTATGTGTACATGCGCTTTGTTTTATGGATGACCAAGAAGAAGTGGATTAAAAACCGTTATACTGTTTCTAATTTAGGGTATCTATTATTATTCCTCATCATGGGGCTATGGCATGGGATTGCACCTCAATATATTATATACGGATTGTATCACGCGTTTTTAATGGTCAGTTTTGACTTTTTTGATCGTTGGAATCGGAAAACAAAATTTTGGCCAAAAAATAACGTTACACATGTTGTATCAGTAATTATTACATTCCATTTTATATGTTTCGGGTTTTATATTTTTTCAGGACAGTTATTTCGCTAA
- the dltA gene encoding D-alanine--poly(phosphoribitol) ligase subunit DltA has translation MELLKSIQQVSIEYPERTAFINREVSITYRDLWEQSSNLARYIEEYSNQSKSPIIVFGHMAPEMIVSFLGSVKAGHPYIPVDQSIPTERIKKIIESSKAEFFIATEDFAEETLLEYPIKYIKNTQLDEILMQQMMPSIEGKWVKEEDSFYIIYTSGSTGNPKGVQITANNLQSYVDWMVSDFSIENSGVFMNQAPFSFDLSVMDLYPALSTGGTLFAVTKEMIANPKVLFDELKYSNIEVWTSTPSFAQMCLMESTFNQEMLPKLKVFLFCGEVLTTETARQLKIRFPQAKVFNLYGPTEATVAISMVEVTNEIVDSHSVLPIGKCKSDSQILIVDEEGNQLPEGEKGEMIIVGPSVSKGYLGEKEITDRVFFIKNGMRAYRTGDVGLIKNGMLYYQGRLDFQVKVHGYRMELEEIECNLVKSQYIKSCVVSPIYREDKIDYLSAYVVPSEHSFVKEYQLTSAIKKELAQLLPTYMIPRKFIYCDQLPMTANGKIDRKKLSSEVMT, from the coding sequence ATGGAATTACTAAAATCAATACAACAGGTTTCAATTGAATACCCAGAGCGCACTGCTTTTATCAATCGTGAAGTGTCAATTACTTATCGCGATTTATGGGAGCAATCTAGCAATTTGGCAAGGTATATAGAGGAGTATTCGAATCAAAGTAAATCGCCGATTATTGTGTTTGGACATATGGCACCTGAAATGATTGTTTCTTTCTTAGGAAGTGTAAAGGCAGGCCATCCGTATATTCCTGTTGATCAATCGATACCTACTGAAAGAATAAAAAAAATAATTGAAAGCTCAAAAGCTGAATTTTTTATCGCAACTGAAGATTTTGCGGAAGAAACTCTTTTAGAGTATCCGATAAAATATATAAAAAACACGCAGTTGGATGAGATTTTGATGCAACAAATGATGCCCTCTATAGAAGGTAAGTGGGTGAAGGAAGAAGACAGCTTTTATATTATTTATACATCCGGCAGCACGGGAAATCCAAAGGGTGTTCAAATAACTGCGAATAATTTACAAAGCTATGTCGACTGGATGGTTTCAGACTTTTCAATCGAAAATAGTGGAGTTTTTATGAATCAAGCACCATTTTCGTTTGATTTGTCAGTTATGGATCTTTATCCCGCTCTTAGTACTGGTGGGACCTTGTTTGCAGTAACGAAAGAAATGATTGCAAATCCGAAAGTTCTATTTGATGAATTGAAGTATTCTAATATTGAGGTTTGGACATCTACACCATCATTTGCACAAATGTGTTTAATGGAATCAACTTTCAATCAAGAAATGCTTCCGAAATTGAAAGTGTTCCTATTTTGTGGGGAAGTATTAACAACAGAAACTGCACGTCAGTTAAAAATACGTTTTCCACAGGCAAAAGTCTTTAATCTTTACGGGCCTACGGAAGCGACGGTGGCGATTTCGATGGTGGAAGTCACAAATGAAATCGTGGATTCACATTCTGTTTTGCCGATTGGTAAGTGTAAAAGTGATTCACAAATCCTTATAGTCGATGAGGAAGGCAATCAACTTCCTGAAGGTGAAAAAGGAGAAATGATCATTGTCGGTCCATCTGTAAGTAAAGGTTATCTTGGTGAAAAAGAAATTACGGATCGAGTATTTTTTATAAAAAATGGCATGAGAGCTTATCGTACGGGTGATGTAGGACTTATAAAAAATGGCATGCTATATTACCAGGGACGTTTAGATTTTCAGGTGAAAGTACATGGATATCGAATGGAATTAGAGGAAATAGAATGTAATCTTGTAAAATCGCAATATATTAAAAGTTGTGTAGTGAGTCCGATTTATCGAGAGGATAAAATTGATTACTTGTCAGCTTATGTCGTGCCAAGCGAGCATTCATTTGTAAAAGAGTATCAATTAACGAGCGCGATTAAAAAGGAACTTGCTCAATTATTGCCAACTTATATGATTCCGAGGAAATTCATTTATTGCGATCAGTTACCGATGACGGCTAATGGCAAAATTGACCGTAAGAAATTGTCTTCTGAGGTAATGACATGA